One genomic window of Haliotis asinina isolate JCU_RB_2024 chromosome 4, JCU_Hal_asi_v2, whole genome shotgun sequence includes the following:
- the LOC137282534 gene encoding high-affinity choline transporter 1-like — protein MEINVAGLVVLIVFYVIILVVGIIAARCVKLEEENKSEMASVAGRQLYGVVGIFTMIATTVGGGFINGTAESIATGGLAWTVSPMAIFVGLVMGGIIYAGRMRERKYVTMLQPIEECYGRVVTCLVYLASLCGDVFWTASILNALGTSLSIILAINVETAIVVSASITVIYTMIGQMISVAYTDIVQLILITIGLVLGIPFVVTDERVGDVSTTSDTWLGSLDGRHAVAWVDLALAMIFGTIPWQSYFQRVLSVRSVKQAQVLSVLAGMGALILAVPPFLIGALSTAADWSNSSLTGGLDPVSANMSSMVLPLVLKEFTPDAVSIIGLGAISAAVMSSMDSSILGSSSMFTHNVYRTTIRTQASEQELMWIQRTSILMIGIIATVLSIFVRTVWGLFVLAADIVFVIVLPQLTCALFLPATNGYGGIVGFALGTVLRIGAGESFLDLPPFIFYPFYDHDVPEQLFPFRTFAFLVSFLGLIVVSYMMKFLFEREILHPKYDFLGALKSESADITFKCTDKNCVELNNVHMSEKLPS, from the exons ATGGAGATCAACGTAGCTGGTCTTGTCGTGCTGATTGTGTTCTACGTCATCATTTTGGTGGTCGGAATCATTGCAGCCAGATGTGTAAAATTAGAGGAGGAGAATAAATCTGAAATGGCGtccgttgctggtcgtcaactTTATGGTGTCGTTGGTATATTCACCATGATAG CTACTACTGTTGGTGGTGGTTTTATAAATGGGACAGCAGAGTCTATAGCTACTGGTGGCCTTGCTTGGACGGTCTCCCCAATGGCTATCTTTGTGGGTCTCGTTATGG GAGGCATAATATATGCGGGGCGCATGCGTGAAAGGAAGTACGTCACAATGCTACAGCCAATCGAGGAGTGTTATGGCCGCGTGGTCACGTGCCTCGTGTATCTGGCTTCCCTCTGCGGAGACGTCTTCTGGACGGCGTCTATCCTCAATGCACTTG GCACCAGCCTGAGTATAATACTCGCTATCAACGTTGAGACGGCCATTGTCGTGTCCGCTAGTATCACTGTTATCTACACGATGATTGGTCAGATGATATCAGTTGCATATACTGATATAGTACAACTAATTCTGATCACCATCGGTCTG GTGCTGGGAATTCCATTCGTGGTGACGGACGAGCGTGTGGGTGACGTCAGCACTACGTCAGACACGTGGCTTGGTTCCTTAGATGGCCGACATGCTGTAGCTTGGGTCGACCTTGCCCTTGCTATG ATATTCGGCACCATTCCCTGGCAGTCTTACTTCCAGCGTGTGTTGTCAGTCCGGAGTGTGAAACAGGCCCAGGTGCTCTCTGTTCTAGCCGGGATGGGAGCTCTGATCCTTGCTGTGCCACCTTTCTTAATCGGTGCTCTGAGTACAGCTGCCG ATTGGTCCAACTCAAGTCTGACCGGTGGCCTTGACCCCGTGAGTGCCAACATGAGCAGTATGGTGCTGCCCCTTGTTCTCAAAGAGTTCACGCCAGATGCTGTGTCCATCATAG gCCTTGGGGCGATCTCAGCGGCAGTCATGTCTTCCATGGACAGCTCCATCCTCGGGTCCAGCTCCATGTTCACCCACAACGTCTACAGGACGACGATCAGGACACAG GCATCAGAACAAGAGTTGATGTGGATACAAAGAACATCAATCTTGATGATCGGAATAATAGCCACCGTGCTGTCCATCTTCGTTAGGACAGTGTGGGGACTGTTTGTCTTAGCTGCGGATATAGTGTTCGTCATCGTGTTACCTCAGCTGACATGCGCACTCTTCCTCCCAGCAACAAACGGATACGGCGGAATTGTGGGATTTGCTCTTGGCACTGTTTTGAGGATCGGTGCTGGTGAAAGCTTTCTGGATCTCCCTCCATTTATTTTCTACCCATTTTATGACCATGACGTGCCGGAACAACTGTTTCCATTCAGGACATTCGCCTTTCTTGTATCGTTTCTTGGGTTGATCGTCGTTTCTTATATGATGAAGTTCTTGTTCGAGAGGGAAATTCTTCACCCAAAGTATGATTTTCTTGGAGCTCTGAAATCAGAATCTGCTGACATAACATTTAAATGTACAGACAAAAATTGCGTTGAGCTAAACAATGTTCACATGTCTGAGAAGTTGCCCAGTTGA
- the LOC137281616 gene encoding uncharacterized protein: MEDLSQEEQDEEANNTEEECREVLKYLNETQQHSRLLEKIRSLEEQLEDKDFQNRQLQEDISLLQQKEEELTQMLESVSLTDEPQDNRSSFGYNLRRSWRSLSSRVGLNRVGRSEKGRQISNVLNNIKKKMKAPLRRSRTKDTVVKTDADTQTPDEVVDVAVLRDEECQTPGVYPDEDTEEGWVYILPDVQGMSSISITCPHQQLDKSRVNTECCHITEDGQLMNYSPTEPGYQGKMKFEKCFGTCATPCIPLPRNTATTPSPNTATSLSLPQYWEVEAQVDITDLDKLWKWKTCLEIGVAEEESTDNMSLYRQTGVWCIRVADCKRVISSQIWIRGNLVTFKDIMSRSPGTSSTLSFGIVLDVQRGRIAFMDVGRNVLLYKTDAVFKQTLYRMFSVHPFSDELSVKVKLVSGKDIVMTSQKQQLISRALARSLVDESEC, translated from the exons ATGGAAG ATTTATCCCAGGAAGAGCAAGATGAAGAGGCAAACAACACCGAGGAAGAATGCCGGGAG GTGCTCAAGTATCTCAATGaaactcagcaacattccagactCCTTGAAAAGATTCGCAGTCTAGAAGAAC AACTGGAGGATAAAGACTTTCAGAACAGACAGCTGCAAGAGGACATCTCCCTGCTTCAACAG AAAGAAGAGGAGCTGACCCAGATGTTGGAGTCGGTGTCGTTGACGGACGAACCCCAGGATAACAGAAGCAGCTTTGGTTATAACTTGAGGAGGAGCTGGAGGTCACTGTCCAGCAGGGTTGGCCTCAACAGGGTGGGGAGGTCAGAGAAAGGCAGACAGATCTCCAACGTACTCAACAACATCAAGAAGAAGATGAAAGCACCGTTAAGGCGAAGTAGAACCAAAG ATACTGTGGTGAAGACGGatgcagacacacagacaccagATGAAG TTGTAGATGTGGCGGTGCTGCGAGATGAAGAATGCCAGACTCCAG GTGTGTATCCGGATGAAGACACAGAGGAAGGGTGGGTGTACATCTTGCCCGATGTCCAGGGAATGTCCAGCATTTCTATCACAT GTCCCCACCAACAGCTGGACAAGAGCAGGGTCAACACGGAATGCTGCCACATCACAGAGGACGGTCAGCTGATGAACTACTCACCAACGGAACCCGGTTATCAGGGAAAAATGAAATTTGAGAAATGTTTCGGAACATGTGCAACACCTTGCATCCCCCTTCCTAGAAATACTGCCACGACCCCCTCTCCGAATACTGCCACGTCCCTCTCCCTACCCCAGTACTGGGAGGTCGAAGCCCAGGTTGATATTACGGACCTTGATAAGTTGTGGAAATGGAAGACATGTCTGGAGATTGGCGTAGCGGAAGAGGAATCGACGGACAATATGTCTCTTTACCGCCAGACTGGTGTGTGGTGTATTCGTGTGGCAGACTGTAAACGGGTGATATCGTCTCAGATATGGATCAGAGGAAACCTTGTAACCTTCAAAGACATTATGTCTCGATCTCCAGGAACCAGTTCCACCCTTAGTTTTGGCATTGTTCTGGATGTTCAAAGAGGCAGGATAGCCTTTATGGACGTGGGAAGAAACGTTCTCCTGTACAAAACTGATGCTGTCTTCAAACAAACGCTTTATCGGATGTTCAGTGTTCATCCTTTCTCAGACGAACTGTCCGTGAAGGTGAAACTGGTCAGCGGAAAAGACATTGTGATGACCTCACAAAAACAGCAACTGATTAGTAGGGCACTGGCACGGTCTCTTGTTGATGAGTCCGAGTGCTGA